One stretch of Patescibacteria group bacterium DNA includes these proteins:
- the murI gene encoding glutamate racemase, translating to MIGIFDSGIGGLTVARELMRQIPEAGIIYFGDTARYPYGNKSKQTIERYALQDAHFLISQGAKIIVVACNTASALAIDALQAEISLPLFEVITPAVEKAVRVTASKNVGVIGTRGTVNSSIYASKIHDIDPQIKVASQACPLFVPLVEEGWLRRPETKKIVRAYLAPLKAQGIDTLILGCTHYPLLKSQIQEKIGRRVKLVDSAEEVVSRIVEYIKNNPAIKNQITGQSRFYLSDVSSHTEGIASKWLGRAVKFEQAVVE from the coding sequence ATGATTGGCATTTTTGATTCCGGCATCGGCGGCCTGACCGTGGCGCGCGAACTAATGCGGCAGATTCCCGAAGCCGGCATTATATATTTTGGCGATACGGCGCGCTACCCGTACGGCAATAAAAGCAAACAGACAATCGAACGCTACGCGCTCCAGGACGCGCATTTTTTAATTTCCCAGGGCGCGAAAATTATCGTCGTGGCCTGCAACACCGCGTCCGCGCTCGCGATTGACGCGCTGCAAGCCGAAATCAGCCTGCCGCTTTTTGAAGTGATTACCCCGGCCGTGGAAAAAGCGGTCCGCGTTACCGCAAGTAAAAATGTCGGCGTCATCGGCACGCGCGGTACGGTCAATAGCAGTATTTACGCCTCAAAGATCCACGACATTGATCCGCAGATAAAAGTCGCGAGCCAGGCCTGCCCGCTTTTTGTGCCGCTCGTGGAAGAAGGCTGGCTGCGCCGTCCGGAAACCAAAAAAATTGTCCGCGCCTATCTCGCGCCTCTCAAGGCGCAGGGGATCGATACGCTAATTCTGGGTTGTACTCACTATCCATTGCTCAAATCCCAGATTCAGGAAAAAATCGGCCGGCGCGTGAAGCTCGTGGATTCAGCCGAAGAGGTGGTCAGCCGGATTGTCGAATATATTAAGAATAATCCGGCTATTAAGAATCAAATTACCGGGCAGAGCCGCTTTTACTTAAGCGATGTCTCATCCCATACCGAAGGGATCGCCTCAAAATGGCTGGGAAGGGCGGTTAAGTTTGAGCAGGCGGTGGTGGAGTAA
- the rseP gene encoding RIP metalloprotease RseP: protein MLLTIIIFIAVLSLLVFAHELGHFWVSRLFGVKAEEFGFGLPPRIVGVVKDDAGKWRVVGGKDEAVFKRTIYSLNWIPVGGFVKIKGESGEAQGDNDSFSTRKIWQRALMLSAGVIMNVVLAAGILSLGFMLGLPSVVDDEPPTGAIVRDREIQILSVLKDSPAAAAGLASGDVIQKIDGRDFTTTAEVQEYVSGRENQETEFIFNRQGTELVKKITPVKLAETPHGGGIGIGLADVGLVSYPFHVAIWRGTQSAVFLTGEVIIAFGELIKNLVVKQEVAVDLSGPVGIAVLTGRAVRMGITYLLQFTAFLSINLAVVNFLPFPALDGGRVFFLILEKIRRRPVSVRLESLIHNIGFALLMVLVVLITYRDLVRASGQIIGGLKKLIGV, encoded by the coding sequence ATGCTTCTCACGATTATTATTTTCATCGCGGTTCTCTCCCTGCTGGTCTTTGCCCATGAGCTCGGCCATTTTTGGGTTTCGCGGCTCTTCGGCGTCAAAGCCGAGGAGTTTGGTTTTGGTTTGCCGCCGCGGATTGTCGGCGTGGTCAAGGATGATGCCGGAAAATGGCGCGTCGTCGGCGGAAAAGATGAAGCCGTTTTTAAGCGGACAATCTATTCGCTGAACTGGATCCCGGTCGGCGGATTTGTAAAAATCAAAGGTGAAAGCGGCGAGGCGCAGGGCGATAACGACAGTTTTTCCACCCGAAAAATCTGGCAGAGGGCCTTAATGCTTTCCGCCGGCGTGATTATGAATGTGGTTCTGGCGGCCGGCATTCTTTCGCTCGGTTTTATGCTTGGCCTGCCGTCGGTGGTTGATGATGAACCTCCGACCGGCGCGATCGTGCGCGACCGCGAGATACAGATTCTTTCCGTTCTTAAGGATTCACCCGCCGCCGCGGCTGGACTTGCCTCCGGCGATGTTATTCAAAAAATTGACGGCCGGGATTTTACCACCACCGCTGAAGTGCAGGAATATGTCAGCGGCCGCGAGAATCAGGAAACCGAATTTATTTTCAACCGCCAGGGGACTGAGCTTGTAAAAAAAATCACCCCCGTGAAGCTTGCTGAAACCCCGCATGGCGGGGGCATCGGCATCGGCCTCGCCGACGTGGGCCTGGTTTCGTATCCGTTCCATGTCGCGATTTGGCGCGGCACCCAGTCGGCCGTTTTTCTCACCGGCGAAGTTATTATTGCTTTCGGCGAACTCATCAAAAATCTTGTGGTGAAACAGGAAGTTGCCGTGGATCTCTCCGGACCGGTCGGCATCGCGGTGCTTACCGGACGCGCGGTGCGCATGGGCATTACCTATCTTTTGCAATTTACCGCTTTTCTTTCAATCAATCTCGCGGTGGTGAATTTTCTGCCCTTCCCGGCGCTGGACGGCGGCCGCGTGTTTTTCCTTATCTTAGAAAAAATTCGGCGCCGCCCGGTGAGCGTCAGGCTTGAGAGCCTGATACACAATATCGGTTTTGCCCTGCTTATGGTTCTGGTCGTGCTCATTACTTACCGCGACCTGGTGCGCGCAAGCGGCCAGATTATCGGCGGATTAAAGAAACTAATCGGAGTTTAA
- the pheS gene encoding phenylalanine--tRNA ligase subunit alpha, which produces MDAQLEGLSKKFNQEIAAARDSRTAGDIEIKYLGRRGELTRILRGLDRLPMERRRALGSEANALKVQLEKIIKEKIKTFSAAEFRGLGQKERVDITAPARRRVGHLHPVSIIQRELEDLFRGMGFIVAAGPELESDYYNFEALNIPPHHPARDMQDTFYIEGRDDLVLRTQTSPIQIRAMQKYGVPLRMIGPGRCFRNEATDVRHEHTFYQLEGVVISEDTSFADMKGVLEIVARHLYGQKTEVRLRPKFFPFVEPGVNGEVTCFLCRGKGCRLCKGSGWLEIFGAGMIHPNVLSVGGADPKKYQGFAFGFGLTRLVMLKYNIDDIRHFLSGDLRFIQQF; this is translated from the coding sequence ATGGACGCGCAGCTGGAAGGTTTATCAAAAAAATTTAATCAGGAAATCGCCGCCGCAAGAGACAGCAGGACGGCCGGGGATATTGAAATTAAATATTTGGGACGCCGCGGTGAATTGACGCGGATTTTACGCGGTCTGGACCGGCTGCCCATGGAGCGTCGGCGCGCCCTTGGAAGCGAAGCCAATGCGCTCAAGGTTCAGCTTGAAAAAATTATTAAAGAAAAAATTAAAACTTTTTCCGCCGCGGAATTCAGGGGACTCGGGCAGAAAGAACGGGTTGATATCACCGCGCCGGCGCGCCGCCGGGTCGGCCATCTTCATCCGGTTTCCATAATTCAGCGCGAGCTCGAAGACCTGTTCCGCGGTATGGGTTTCATTGTTGCCGCCGGTCCGGAGCTTGAATCGGATTATTATAATTTTGAAGCCCTGAATATTCCGCCGCACCATCCGGCCCGCGATATGCAGGATACATTCTATATAGAAGGCCGGGATGATTTGGTTCTGCGCACCCAGACATCGCCGATTCAGATACGCGCGATGCAAAAATACGGCGTTCCGCTCCGCATGATCGGGCCGGGCCGTTGTTTTCGGAATGAAGCGACCGACGTGCGCCATGAGCACACGTTTTATCAGCTTGAGGGGGTCGTAATAAGCGAGGATACGAGTTTCGCCGATATGAAGGGGGTGCTGGAAATTGTCGCGCGGCATCTTTACGGACAAAAAACCGAAGTGCGCTTGCGTCCGAAATTTTTCCCGTTTGTCGAGCCCGGTGTGAACGGCGAGGTCACCTGTTTCTTGTGCCGCGGCAAGGGCTGCCGCCTGTGCAAGGGGAGCGGCTGGCTTGAGATATTCGGCGCCGGCATGATTCATCCGAACGTTCTCTCGGTTGGCGGCGCTGATCCCAAAAAATATCAGGGATTTGCCTTTGGTTTCGGGCTGACGCGGCTCGTGATGCTTAAATATAACATTGACGATATCCGCCATTTCCTAAGTGGCGACCTGAGGTTTATCCAGCAATTTTAG